A genomic segment from Halomonas sp. TA22 encodes:
- the rho gene encoding transcription termination factor Rho, which translates to MNLTELKQKTVPELLEIAQEMGIDNLARSRKQDIIFAILKKHAKSGEDIYGDGVLEILQDGFGFLRSADSSYLAGPDDIYVSPSQIRRFNLRKGDSISGKIRPPKEGERYFALLKVNEINFDKPENAKHKILFENLTPLFPDERLVMEIGNGSTEDLTSRIIDLTAPIGKGQRGLIVSPPKAGKTLMLQNIATSITRNNPECHLIVLLIDERPEEVTEMSRTVRGEVVASTFDEPPARHVQVAEMVIEKAKRLVEHKMDVVILLDSITRLARAYNTVVPSSGKVLTGGVDAHALEKPKRFFGAARNIEEGGSLTIIATALVDTGSKMDEVIFEEFKGTGNMEAHLDRKLAEKRVYPAINIRRSGTRREDLLASEDEMQRMWILRKLLNPMEDTAATEFLIDRLKDTKTNLEFFEAMKRR; encoded by the coding sequence ATGAATCTTACCGAACTCAAGCAAAAGACCGTTCCTGAGCTGTTGGAAATCGCCCAGGAGATGGGCATCGACAATCTTGCCCGGTCACGCAAGCAAGACATCATTTTTGCCATCTTGAAGAAGCACGCCAAGAGCGGCGAAGACATCTATGGCGATGGGGTGCTGGAAATCCTGCAGGATGGCTTCGGCTTTCTGCGCAGCGCCGACAGCTCCTACCTCGCCGGCCCCGATGATATCTACGTCTCGCCCTCACAGATCCGCCGTTTCAATCTGCGCAAGGGTGACTCCATCTCCGGAAAGATTCGTCCGCCCAAGGAGGGGGAGCGCTACTTCGCCCTGTTGAAGGTCAACGAGATCAACTTCGACAAGCCGGAGAACGCCAAGCACAAGATCCTGTTCGAGAACCTCACCCCGCTGTTCCCCGACGAACGCCTGGTGATGGAGATCGGCAACGGTTCCACCGAAGACCTGACCTCGCGGATCATCGATCTCACCGCGCCGATCGGCAAGGGCCAACGTGGCCTGATCGTCTCGCCGCCCAAGGCGGGCAAAACGTTGATGTTGCAAAACATCGCCACCTCGATCACCCGCAACAACCCCGAGTGTCATCTGATCGTGCTGCTGATCGACGAGCGCCCGGAGGAGGTGACCGAGATGTCGCGCACGGTGCGCGGCGAAGTGGTCGCCTCGACCTTCGACGAGCCGCCGGCGCGCCACGTGCAGGTCGCCGAAATGGTGATCGAGAAGGCCAAGCGACTTGTCGAGCACAAGATGGACGTGGTGATCCTGCTCGACTCGATCACTCGCCTGGCGCGCGCCTATAACACCGTGGTGCCCTCCTCGGGCAAGGTACTGACCGGTGGTGTCGACGCCCACGCCCTCGAGAAGCCCAAGCGCTTCTTCGGTGCGGCGCGTAACATCGAAGAGGGCGGCAGCCTGACCATCATCGCCACCGCGCTGGTCGACACCGGCTCGAAGATGGATGAGGTGATCTTCGAGGAGTTCAAGGGTACCGGCAACATGGAGGCGCACCTCGATCGCAAGCTGGCCGAGAAGCGTGTCTATCCGGCGATCAACATTCGCCGTTCCGGGACTCGCCGCGAGGACCTGCTGGCCTCGGAAGACGAGATGCAGCGCATGTGGATCCTGCGCAAGCTGCTCAATCCGATGGAAGACACCGCCGCGACCGAGTTCCTCATCGATCGCTTGAAGGATACCAAGACCAATCTCGAGTTCTTCGAGGCAATGAAGCGCCGCTAG
- the ubiD gene encoding 4-hydroxy-3-polyprenylbenzoate decarboxylase — MKYKDLREFIAALEEMGELTRVTAEVDPYLEITEICDRTLRAGGPALLFENVKGHDMPLLGNLFGTPRRVALGMGQDSVEALREVGKLLAFLKEPDPPKGFRDAWDKLPIFKQVMSMGPKVLRSAPVQERVYEGDAVDLDRLPIQHCWPGDVAPLITWALVVTKGPHKSRQNLGIYRQQKLGRNRLIMRWLSHRGGALDFKEFQQANPGKPFPVAVALGADPATILGAVTPVPDSLSEYAFAGLLRGSRTELVKCGHADLEVPASSEIILEGFIYPDDMAPEGPYGDHTGYYNEVEHFPVFSVERITMRRDAIYHSTYTGRPPDEPAILGLALNEVFVPILRKQFPEIVDFYLPPEGCSYRMAVVTMKKQYPGHAKRVMMGVWSFLRQFMYTKFVVVLDDDVSARDWEDVIWAITTRMDPARDTVMVENTPIDYLDFASPVAGLGSKMGLDATSKWPGETDREWGAPIVMDEGIKASVDARWDELGIVLPMTGRDSYKRL, encoded by the coding sequence GTGAAATATAAGGACTTGCGCGAATTTATCGCCGCTCTGGAGGAGATGGGAGAGCTTACGCGCGTCACTGCCGAGGTCGATCCCTATCTGGAAATTACCGAGATATGTGATCGCACGTTGCGGGCGGGTGGGCCTGCGTTGCTGTTCGAGAACGTCAAGGGGCATGACATGCCGTTGCTTGGCAACCTGTTCGGCACGCCGAGGCGCGTTGCCCTGGGGATGGGCCAGGACTCCGTCGAGGCGCTGCGCGAGGTGGGCAAGCTGCTCGCCTTTCTCAAGGAGCCCGATCCGCCCAAGGGTTTTCGTGATGCCTGGGACAAGCTGCCGATCTTCAAGCAGGTAATGAGCATGGGACCCAAGGTGCTGCGCTCGGCGCCGGTACAGGAGCGGGTCTACGAGGGCGATGCCGTCGACCTAGACCGGCTGCCGATCCAACACTGCTGGCCGGGCGACGTGGCGCCGCTGATTACCTGGGCGCTGGTGGTCACCAAGGGGCCGCACAAAAGCCGCCAGAACCTGGGCATCTATCGTCAGCAGAAGCTTGGCCGCAACCGCCTGATCATGCGCTGGTTGTCGCATCGCGGCGGGGCGCTGGATTTCAAGGAGTTTCAGCAGGCCAACCCCGGCAAGCCTTTTCCGGTGGCGGTGGCGCTGGGCGCCGACCCGGCCACGATCCTCGGCGCAGTGACCCCTGTGCCCGATTCGCTCTCAGAATACGCCTTCGCCGGGCTTCTGCGCGGCTCGCGCACCGAGCTTGTGAAGTGTGGCCATGCCGACCTCGAGGTACCTGCCTCCAGCGAGATCATCCTCGAGGGCTTCATCTACCCCGACGACATGGCGCCGGAAGGACCCTATGGCGACCATACCGGCTATTACAACGAGGTCGAGCACTTCCCGGTGTTTTCCGTGGAGCGCATCACCATGCGCCGCGACGCTATCTATCACTCCACCTACACCGGGCGTCCGCCCGACGAGCCGGCGATCCTTGGACTCGCACTCAACGAGGTCTTCGTGCCTATCCTGCGCAAGCAGTTTCCCGAGATCGTCGACTTCTATCTGCCGCCGGAGGGGTGCTCCTACCGGATGGCGGTGGTGACCATGAAGAAGCAGTACCCCGGCCATGCCAAGCGGGTGATGATGGGCGTGTGGAGCTTCCTGCGTCAGTTCATGTATACCAAGTTCGTGGTGGTGCTCGACGATGATGTCAGCGCCCGGGATTGGGAGGACGTGATCTGGGCGATCACCACACGCATGGATCCGGCCCGGGATACCGTGATGGTCGAGAACACGCCCATCGACTATCTCGATTTTGCCTCTCCCGTGGCGGGGCTCGGCTCCAAGATGGGGCTGGATGCGACCAGCAAGTGGCCTGGCGAAACCGATCGTGAGTGGGGCGCGCCCATCGTCATGGATGAGGGCATCAAGGCGAGCGTCGATGCCCGATGGGATGAGCTGGGTATCGTGCTGCCCATGACCGGCCGCGATTCGTACAAGAGGTTGTGA
- a CDS encoding FAD-binding oxidoreductase, which yields MTATTRTLTCQIAALEDLTPDVFRVHLEGRAEAMAHAPGQYLELRLDEDTWVPFSIANAHSGDGMLELHIQHWPERSNSARLRRLMQHAARLTLRLPGGECILDPDSERPLLLVAAGTGFSQMKSIVEAALAADPERHIELWWAARERRELYLESLARHWASHYPNFHFHGVAEADMPVDFEALRVTGHRGRIDAVLGRELPSVKGRDVYLSGSPGMVYACVDVLASLELEPSRVFSDVFGYAPREPLVPTLGSLIRRE from the coding sequence ATGACGGCAACCACAAGGACGCTGACCTGCCAGATTGCAGCACTGGAAGACCTCACACCCGACGTGTTCCGGGTTCACCTGGAGGGGCGTGCCGAGGCGATGGCGCATGCGCCGGGACAGTATCTCGAACTCAGGCTTGACGAGGATACCTGGGTGCCATTCTCCATCGCCAATGCCCATAGCGGCGACGGTATGCTGGAGCTGCACATTCAGCACTGGCCCGAACGCAGCAACTCGGCTCGCCTGCGCAGGCTGATGCAGCATGCCGCGCGGCTCACCCTGCGCCTGCCGGGAGGAGAGTGCATACTCGACCCCGATAGCGAGCGACCGCTGCTGCTGGTCGCCGCGGGTACCGGTTTCTCGCAGATGAAGTCGATCGTCGAAGCGGCACTTGCCGCCGATCCCGAGCGGCACATCGAGCTGTGGTGGGCAGCACGTGAGCGGCGTGAACTCTATCTGGAGAGCCTGGCACGTCACTGGGCGTCGCACTATCCCAACTTCCATTTCCATGGGGTCGCCGAGGCCGACATGCCGGTGGATTTCGAGGCATTGCGTGTGACTGGTCACCGTGGGCGCATCGATGCGGTACTCGGACGTGAGCTGCCAAGCGTCAAGGGCCGGGATGTCTATCTCTCCGGTTCGCCGGGGATGGTCTATGCCTGCGTCGATGTACTGGCGTCACTCGAGCTCGAGCCCTCGCGGGTCTTCTCGGACGTGTTCGGCTATGCCCCGCGTGAGCCCTTGGTGCCCACGCTCGGCAGCCTGATTCGGAGAGAGTGA
- the folM gene encoding dihydromonapterin reductase, with protein MSASPILITGGSQRLGRHCAERLLDDGHPLIVSYRRERPTLDRLRERGALTLHGDFSSEAGIEDFIARLKEATPSLRAIVHNASDGLPDLPGEEGATFERLFRVHMLAPYLINLKCRELLEACSEPQRDIVHITDYVARKGSPDHAAYAATKAGLENLVLSFAAMYAPLIQVNAIAPALIMLGEQSDETHVDMARVKSAMQMIPGPGVIYQALRYLLDNRYVTGTTLAVDGGRHLR; from the coding sequence ATGAGTGCCTCGCCGATCCTGATTACCGGTGGCTCGCAGCGCCTCGGGCGCCACTGCGCCGAGCGTCTGCTCGACGATGGTCACCCGCTGATCGTCAGCTATCGCCGCGAACGCCCGACCCTCGACAGGCTGCGCGAACGCGGTGCGCTGACCCTGCATGGCGATTTCTCAAGCGAAGCAGGCATCGAAGATTTCATCGCTCGCCTCAAGGAGGCGACGCCATCGCTGCGGGCCATCGTGCACAATGCAAGCGATGGGTTGCCGGACTTGCCGGGCGAGGAGGGCGCCACGTTCGAGCGGCTGTTTCGCGTGCATATGCTGGCGCCCTACCTGATCAACCTCAAGTGCCGTGAACTGCTCGAGGCGTGCAGCGAACCGCAGCGCGACATCGTGCATATCACCGATTACGTGGCGCGCAAGGGCTCGCCAGACCATGCCGCCTATGCCGCCACCAAGGCCGGGCTGGAAAACCTGGTCCTCTCCTTTGCGGCCATGTATGCCCCTCTCATTCAAGTCAACGCTATCGCCCCGGCACTGATCATGCTCGGTGAGCAGAGCGATGAGACCCACGTCGACATGGCCAGGGTCAAGTCGGCCATGCAGATGATCCCAGGTCCAGGGGTGATCTACCAGGCACTGCGCTATCTACTCGATAATCGCTACGTCACCGGCACGACGCTTGCGGTCGATGGCGGGCGTCACCTGCGCTAG